In Chitinophaga nivalis, a single genomic region encodes these proteins:
- a CDS encoding DUF4254 domain-containing protein, producing the protein MFTQSCNKIFNASITAYHEKNDVHTAISNPYEKSSIEHLLFLKNWIDTVQWHLEDIIRDPQIDPVEALGIKRWIDRSNQERTDVVEYIDSYFLEQYRQVQPQADAVINTESPAWAIDRLSILALKIYHMQEEATRADATAEHRAACQRKLDILLEQQQDLSTAIETLLADIAAGKKYMKVYKQMKMYNDPALNPVLYKSEK; encoded by the coding sequence ATGTTTACACAGTCATGTAATAAGATATTCAACGCGAGTATCACGGCCTACCACGAGAAAAACGACGTACACACGGCTATATCCAATCCGTATGAAAAAAGCAGTATCGAGCATTTGCTGTTCCTGAAAAACTGGATCGATACGGTGCAGTGGCATCTGGAAGATATTATCCGCGATCCGCAGATAGATCCTGTGGAAGCGCTGGGCATTAAACGGTGGATTGACCGGTCCAATCAGGAGCGTACAGATGTAGTGGAATATATAGACAGTTATTTCCTGGAGCAGTACCGGCAGGTGCAGCCGCAGGCGGATGCAGTCATCAATACAGAAAGTCCGGCGTGGGCGATAGATCGTTTATCTATTCTGGCGCTGAAAATTTACCACATGCAGGAAGAAGCTACCCGTGCGGATGCTACTGCAGAGCACCGGGCAGCCTGTCAGCGTAAACTGGACATTCTCCTGGAGCAGCAGCAAGATCTCAGTACCGCTATTGAAACGTTACTGGCAGATATTGCAGCAGGTAAAAAATATATGAAGGTCTATAAGCAGATGAAGATGTATAATGATCCTGCTTTGAATCCTGTACTGTATAAAAGTGAAAAATAA
- a CDS encoding APC family permease: MEINQTNSFKPSLGLLDATMIVAGSMIGSGIFIVTAEIARSVGGAGWITAMWVLAGVVTLIAALSYGELSGMFPKAGGQYVYLREAYNPFIAFLFGWTQFGVIQTGTIAAVAVAFAKFTAYLIPAFSEKNILLDAGPVQISAAQVVAIVSIVLLTYINTKGVKHGKVIQTVFTLAKLFSLFGLIIFGLLLGAKADIWHANWQHAWDAAAVSNVNGGVVSAGLSGLALFGAIAVSMKGSLFSSDAWNNVTFIAGEIKNPAKNIGRSLFLGTLIVTIIYVSCNLMYLAVLPLHDIAFAANDRVGVAAAETIFGHSGSLIIAVMIMISTFGCNNGLILSGARIYYTMAQDKLFFHKAGELNRNSVPGNGLWIQCIWASLLCLTGRYNDLLALVIFGVLIFYVLTILGIFILRKKRPEIARPYKAFGYPVLPMIYIVVALSLATLLLIFESNYTLPGLGIILLGIPLYYIAMSRRSKAVES; encoded by the coding sequence ATGGAAATCAACCAAACTAACTCGTTTAAGCCATCCCTTGGCTTATTAGATGCCACCATGATCGTTGCTGGATCCATGATTGGTTCCGGTATTTTTATTGTTACGGCAGAAATTGCCCGCAGTGTAGGCGGAGCAGGCTGGATTACCGCCATGTGGGTACTGGCTGGTGTCGTAACGCTGATAGCAGCCCTCAGCTACGGAGAGCTGTCAGGTATGTTTCCTAAAGCCGGCGGACAGTACGTATACCTGCGGGAAGCCTACAATCCTTTTATTGCCTTTTTATTTGGCTGGACGCAGTTCGGTGTGATCCAGACGGGTACCATTGCGGCGGTAGCCGTGGCTTTTGCCAAATTTACGGCGTACCTGATTCCTGCCTTCAGTGAAAAGAACATCCTGCTGGATGCGGGCCCTGTGCAGATTTCGGCCGCACAGGTTGTAGCCATTGTTTCTATTGTGCTGTTAACCTATATCAATACAAAAGGGGTGAAGCACGGTAAGGTGATTCAAACCGTGTTTACACTGGCCAAGCTGTTCTCGTTATTTGGGCTGATTATTTTTGGTTTGCTGCTGGGAGCGAAAGCTGATATCTGGCATGCTAACTGGCAGCATGCCTGGGATGCAGCAGCTGTGAGTAATGTAAACGGCGGGGTGGTATCTGCCGGGCTTTCCGGGCTGGCGTTGTTTGGTGCTATTGCGGTATCTATGAAAGGGTCCTTGTTTTCCAGTGATGCCTGGAACAATGTCACCTTCATTGCGGGGGAGATTAAAAATCCCGCAAAAAATATTGGTCGTTCCCTGTTTCTGGGTACGCTGATCGTGACTATTATTTATGTAAGCTGCAACCTCATGTACTTGGCGGTATTGCCACTGCATGATATTGCTTTTGCTGCCAACGACCGGGTAGGGGTAGCTGCTGCTGAAACCATTTTCGGACATAGTGGTTCCCTGATTATTGCAGTGATGATTATGATTTCCACTTTTGGCTGTAATAATGGGCTGATTCTCTCCGGCGCCCGTATTTATTATACCATGGCGCAGGACAAGCTGTTTTTCCACAAGGCGGGGGAATTGAACCGCAACAGCGTGCCGGGTAATGGTCTTTGGATACAGTGTATCTGGGCTTCGCTGCTGTGTCTTACAGGCCGGTATAACGACCTGCTGGCACTGGTGATATTCGGGGTACTCATTTTTTATGTACTGACGATCCTGGGCATTTTTATCCTGCGGAAGAAGCGCCCTGAAATTGCGCGGCCCTATAAAGCTTTCGGATATCCGGTGCTGCCGATGATCTATATCGTGGTCGCATTATCACTGGCAACACTGTTATTGATCTTTGAAAGTAACTATACTTTACCGGGGTTAGGTATCATTTTATTGGGTATTCCCCTCTATTATATCGCCATGTCGCGTCGGTCAAAGGCTGTTGAAAGCTAA
- a CDS encoding OmpH family outer membrane protein, which produces MRTRKQFVTKGLLAALAAGLFMACQGNKSGNSATSANSDPAANPTAPAAAGFKIAYVDMDSLEAHFDYFKEKKSQLEQKQQQMENQLKGKANALRSEYEDLQRKASTLTQEQGETAQRSLMAKQQQLEQEAQNMRASYSEQEAKFTEELQKKLDDYLKGFNADKRYAFIFSYRAGQSNILYRDQAYDVTSEVIKGINEKGATPAK; this is translated from the coding sequence ATGCGCACTCGTAAACAATTTGTGACAAAAGGATTATTAGCGGCATTAGCAGCCGGTTTATTTATGGCCTGCCAGGGAAACAAGTCTGGTAACAGCGCAACATCAGCTAACTCCGATCCCGCCGCAAACCCTACTGCACCTGCAGCTGCCGGTTTTAAGATTGCTTACGTAGATATGGATTCACTGGAAGCGCATTTTGATTATTTCAAAGAGAAAAAAAGTCAGCTGGAGCAAAAGCAACAGCAGATGGAGAATCAGCTGAAAGGTAAAGCCAATGCACTCCGCAGCGAATATGAAGACTTGCAGCGCAAGGCTTCCACACTCACGCAGGAACAGGGTGAAACCGCTCAGCGTTCCCTGATGGCTAAACAACAGCAGCTGGAACAGGAAGCGCAGAACATGCGTGCTTCTTATTCTGAGCAGGAAGCCAAGTTTACGGAAGAACTGCAGAAAAAGCTGGACGACTACCTGAAAGGATTTAATGCTGACAAGCGTTATGCTTTCATTTTCTCTTACCGTGCCGGTCAAAGCAACATATTATACAGAGATCAGGCGTATGACGTCACCTCAGAGGTAATTAAAGGAATCAATGAAAAAGGTGCTACGCCAGCCAAATAA
- a CDS encoding glycerophosphodiester phosphodiesterase, with translation MNQVKKMLVMAGWGILAHTGMQAQEVAAPYLNAYTIPVAKKGAVIAQVYDRTGHPAVSAALVEDASGLFTLEKTGILKLKKKAGIAKEGAFTYPVKIVAGADTASFTLVADAFIHNKVIAHRGAWKHHEGSQNSVTSLKDAIKLGCAGSEFDVWLSADEELVVSHDPEIGGKKVEGSTLAELQTVQLKNGDRVPTLDEFITIGMQQHATRLVLELKPSGTGRGPLLATKAVALVKARQAQAWMYYISFDYDICKKIKALDPMAKVAYLNGDKTPEVLRQDGIWGLDYHQKFFTQQPDLIKVARQQGITTNAWTIDNPAVMDTLLKEGIDFITTNEPEILLEKVKPSY, from the coding sequence ATGAATCAGGTTAAAAAAATGTTGGTAATGGCAGGATGGGGAATACTGGCACATACGGGTATGCAGGCGCAGGAAGTAGCTGCTCCTTACCTGAATGCCTACACGATTCCGGTGGCAAAGAAAGGTGCTGTTATTGCCCAGGTATATGACCGTACCGGCCATCCGGCGGTTTCCGCTGCATTGGTGGAAGATGCGTCCGGATTATTTACCCTGGAGAAAACAGGGATATTAAAGCTGAAAAAGAAGGCTGGCATCGCGAAAGAAGGGGCGTTTACCTATCCGGTAAAAATTGTGGCCGGTGCGGATACTGCCTCCTTTACACTGGTAGCCGATGCCTTTATTCATAATAAAGTGATTGCCCACAGAGGTGCGTGGAAACACCATGAAGGCAGCCAGAATTCGGTGACTTCCCTGAAAGACGCTATTAAGCTGGGCTGCGCAGGGTCTGAGTTTGATGTATGGTTATCGGCAGATGAGGAACTGGTAGTATCCCATGATCCGGAAATTGGCGGCAAAAAAGTGGAAGGCTCCACCCTGGCTGAATTGCAGACCGTACAACTGAAAAATGGCGACCGGGTACCCACCCTGGATGAGTTTATAACCATCGGCATGCAGCAGCATGCTACCCGCCTGGTATTGGAACTGAAGCCTTCCGGCACCGGCCGCGGACCGTTGCTGGCCACCAAGGCAGTAGCACTGGTAAAGGCCCGTCAGGCGCAGGCATGGATGTATTATATCAGCTTCGATTATGACATCTGCAAAAAAATAAAAGCACTGGACCCGATGGCGAAAGTGGCTTATCTCAACGGGGATAAAACGCCGGAAGTTCTTCGGCAGGATGGCATCTGGGGACTTGACTACCACCAGAAATTTTTCACGCAGCAGCCGGACCTGATCAAAGTTGCCCGGCAGCAGGGAATTACCACCAATGCCTGGACCATCGACAATCCTGCTGTGATGGATACTTTGCTGAAAGAGGGGATCGACTTTATTACCACGAATGAACCGGAGATATTGCTGGAAAAAGTGAAGCCATCATATTAG
- a CDS encoding DUF4397 domain-containing protein, with amino-acid sequence MKQWILPVLVILGLLAACKKDSDSSIPVTASHIMFFNGVPGTATFSVLLDTLEAASEVSYGKSTSYKSFRAQKYNLYIYDTRNPERKMYVQQINLRNGRYYSVFLGVDSIGKTLTLRAVEDDLNPALADSSKFRVVNLSEAFRPNRQPLVMDIWSGKNNRFFRGLGYTDISPYATVYADSTYDINFRWIDSSLVFKQMPLRAQKGKIYTLVTTGHVLTAEKFQVFQVTHN; translated from the coding sequence ATGAAACAATGGATACTTCCGGTACTGGTAATATTGGGGTTATTGGCTGCCTGTAAGAAAGACAGCGATAGTTCCATCCCGGTGACAGCCTCTCACATCATGTTTTTTAACGGTGTACCGGGAACCGCCACCTTCTCTGTATTGCTGGATACACTCGAGGCAGCCAGTGAGGTTAGCTATGGTAAATCTACTTCCTATAAATCTTTCCGGGCACAGAAATACAACCTCTATATTTATGATACCCGTAATCCGGAAAGGAAGATGTATGTGCAGCAGATCAACCTGCGGAATGGCCGTTACTATTCTGTATTTCTGGGCGTAGACAGTATCGGTAAAACACTGACATTGCGTGCTGTGGAAGATGACCTGAACCCGGCATTGGCAGATAGCAGCAAATTCAGGGTAGTCAATTTAAGTGAAGCTTTCCGGCCTAACCGGCAGCCGCTGGTGATGGACATCTGGTCTGGTAAAAACAATCGTTTTTTCAGGGGATTGGGTTATACCGATATCAGTCCCTACGCAACGGTATATGCAGACAGCACCTATGATATTAATTTCCGCTGGATAGATTCCAGTCTGGTGTTTAAGCAGATGCCCCTGCGTGCACAGAAAGGGAAAATATATACCCTGGTTACTACCGGTCATGTATTGACCGCCGAAAAGTTTCAGGTATTCCAGGTAACACATAATTAG
- the rpoC gene encoding DNA-directed RNA polymerase subunit beta' — protein sequence MAIKKENRPKSNFNSITISLASPDVILERSYGEVLKPETINYRTYKPERDGLFCERIFGPVKDYECYCGKYKRIRYKGIVCDRCGVEVTEKKVRRERMGHIRLVVPVVHIWYFKSLPNKIGYLLGMSSKKLETIVYYERYVIIQAGAKQEKGMNYGDLLTEEEYLDILDTLPKDNQLLPDEDPNKFIAKMGAEAVEMMLARIDLDSLSYQLRNQAATETSQQRKAEALKRLSVVEAFREANTRVENRPEWMVMQYIPVVPPELRPLVPLDGGRFASSDLNDLYRRVIIRNNRLKRLIEIKAPEVILRNEKRMLQEAVDSLFDNSRKSNAVKAEGGRALKSLSDVLKGKQGRFRQNLLGKRVDYSGRSVIVVGPELKLHECGLPKDMAAELFKPFIIRKLIERGIVKTVKSAKKLVDRKEAVVWDILENVLKGHPVMLNRAPTLHRLSIQAFQPKLVEGKAIQLHPLVCSAFNADFDGDQMAVHVPLSNAAILEAQLLMLSSHNILNPQNGTPITLPSQDMVLGLYYITKGKKTMGDVIVRGEGKAFYSAEEVIIAYNEDRVDLHAHIRVKADVRNANGELERKLIETTVGRVLFNQFVPKAAGYVNALLTKKSLREIIGDIIKATDIPKTAKFLDDIKQLGFRMAFRGGLSFNINDLIIPDVKQDMIDGATSEVDEVWENYNMGLITNNERYNQIIDIWSRVDTKVTETLIRELAADKQGFNSVYMMLDSGARGSKQQIKQLAGIRGLMAKPRKSGSTGSEIIENPVLSNFKDGLNVLEYFISTHGARKGLADTALKTADAGYLTRRLVDVAQDVVINEEDCGTLRGIATSALKDNEEVIETLYDRILGRTSLHDVYDPHTEELIVAGGDQITEEIAHRIEESAIETVEIRSVLTCESRRGVCVKCYGKNLATGYTAQKGDAVGIIAAQSIGEPGTQLTLRTFHVGGVAGSTSVESGLQAKFDGTIQFDGLRTTTYENNDGEKVQVVIGRTGELRIMDVKNDRLLVTNNIPYGSTLLVKDGQKVAKGDQICTWDPFNAVIVSEIPGSIRFDSIIEGITFREEADEQTGHREKVVIETKDKNKIPSIFVEGNKEVKSYNLPVGSHIVISEGDNVRAGQVIVKIPRIIGKLRDITGGLPRVTELFEARNPSNPAIVSEIDGVVAFGNIKRGNREIIIESREGQIKKYLVPLTRHILVQDGDFVKAGTSLSDGSTTPADILAIKGPFAVQEYLVNEIQEVYRLQGVKINDKHIEVIVRQMMRKVNIEDPGDTRFLEGDTEDKFEFFEENDMIFDKKVVTEAGESATLKAGQIVTLRQVREENSLLRRADKKLVEFRDASPATSSPLLQGITKASLGTRSWISAASFQETTKVLSQAAINGKTDDMMGLKENVITGHLIPAGTGLREFENMIVGSKEEYDILASSKEVFQFDEEE from the coding sequence ATGGCTATCAAAAAAGAAAATCGTCCTAAATCAAATTTTAACAGCATTACCATCAGTCTGGCTTCTCCGGATGTTATTCTGGAGCGTTCATACGGTGAGGTGCTGAAACCCGAAACTATCAACTACCGGACCTACAAACCGGAACGTGATGGTTTATTCTGCGAAAGAATATTCGGGCCTGTAAAGGACTACGAATGCTATTGCGGAAAATATAAGCGTATCCGTTATAAAGGTATTGTATGTGACCGCTGTGGGGTAGAAGTAACGGAGAAAAAAGTACGTCGTGAAAGAATGGGGCATATCCGGTTGGTTGTGCCGGTAGTACATATCTGGTATTTCAAATCTCTTCCTAATAAAATCGGTTACCTGCTGGGAATGTCTTCCAAAAAGCTGGAAACCATCGTTTATTATGAAAGATATGTGATCATCCAGGCAGGTGCGAAACAGGAAAAAGGTATGAACTACGGTGACCTGCTCACGGAAGAAGAATACCTGGATATCCTGGATACCTTACCTAAAGACAATCAGCTGTTGCCGGATGAAGATCCCAACAAGTTCATTGCCAAAATGGGTGCGGAAGCGGTAGAAATGATGCTGGCCCGTATTGATCTGGACAGCCTTTCCTATCAGCTGCGTAACCAGGCTGCTACTGAAACTTCCCAGCAACGTAAAGCGGAAGCGCTGAAACGTCTGAGCGTAGTGGAAGCTTTCCGTGAAGCTAATACCCGCGTAGAAAACCGTCCTGAATGGATGGTTATGCAATATATTCCTGTGGTACCACCAGAACTGCGTCCGTTGGTTCCTTTGGATGGTGGCCGTTTTGCGTCTTCCGACCTGAACGACCTTTACCGCAGGGTGATCATTCGTAACAACCGTCTGAAACGTCTGATCGAAATTAAAGCACCTGAGGTGATCCTGCGTAACGAAAAACGTATGCTGCAGGAAGCCGTGGATTCTCTGTTCGACAACTCCCGTAAATCCAACGCGGTAAAAGCGGAAGGTGGTCGTGCACTGAAATCACTGTCTGATGTACTGAAAGGTAAACAAGGTCGTTTCCGTCAAAACCTCTTGGGTAAACGTGTGGATTACTCCGGTCGTTCTGTAATCGTGGTAGGTCCTGAACTGAAACTGCATGAGTGTGGTTTACCTAAAGACATGGCAGCAGAGCTGTTCAAACCATTTATTATCCGTAAACTGATCGAAAGAGGCATCGTGAAAACCGTGAAATCAGCTAAAAAGCTGGTAGACCGGAAAGAAGCGGTGGTTTGGGATATCCTGGAAAACGTACTGAAAGGTCACCCGGTTATGTTAAACCGTGCACCAACCCTGCACCGTTTGTCTATCCAGGCTTTCCAGCCTAAACTGGTGGAAGGTAAAGCGATTCAGCTGCACCCGCTCGTGTGTTCTGCGTTCAACGCCGACTTTGATGGTGACCAGATGGCGGTACACGTGCCTTTGAGCAACGCTGCTATTCTGGAAGCCCAACTGCTGATGCTGTCTTCTCACAACATTCTTAACCCGCAGAATGGTACGCCTATCACCCTGCCTTCACAGGACATGGTACTCGGTCTGTACTACATTACCAAGGGTAAGAAAACAATGGGTGATGTAATCGTAAGAGGAGAGGGTAAAGCCTTCTATTCTGCCGAAGAAGTAATCATCGCTTACAACGAAGACCGTGTTGACCTGCATGCGCACATCCGCGTAAAAGCTGATGTAAGAAATGCAAATGGTGAGCTGGAAAGAAAACTGATCGAAACAACTGTAGGTCGCGTACTGTTCAACCAGTTCGTACCAAAAGCTGCCGGTTATGTAAATGCCCTGCTGACCAAAAAATCACTGCGTGAAATCATCGGTGATATCATCAAAGCTACTGACATCCCTAAAACTGCGAAGTTCCTGGATGACATCAAACAATTAGGTTTCCGCATGGCGTTCCGCGGTGGTCTGTCATTTAACATCAATGACCTGATCATCCCGGATGTTAAACAGGATATGATTGATGGTGCTACCAGCGAAGTAGACGAAGTATGGGAGAACTATAACATGGGTCTGATCACCAACAACGAACGTTACAACCAGATCATCGATATCTGGTCACGTGTGGATACGAAGGTGACAGAAACCCTGATCCGTGAACTGGCGGCCGATAAACAAGGATTCAACTCTGTATACATGATGTTGGATTCCGGTGCGCGTGGTTCCAAACAACAGATCAAACAGCTGGCTGGTATCAGAGGTCTGATGGCCAAGCCGCGTAAGAGTGGATCTACCGGTTCCGAGATTATCGAAAACCCGGTATTGTCCAACTTTAAAGATGGTCTGAACGTATTGGAATACTTCATCTCTACGCACGGTGCCCGTAAGGGTCTTGCGGATACGGCGTTGAAAACGGCGGATGCGGGTTACTTAACCCGTCGTCTGGTAGACGTTGCACAGGATGTAGTAATCAATGAAGAAGATTGTGGTACCCTGCGTGGTATTGCTACTTCCGCATTGAAAGATAATGAAGAAGTAATCGAAACATTATACGATCGTATTCTGGGCCGTACTTCCCTCCATGATGTATATGATCCGCACACAGAAGAGCTGATCGTTGCTGGTGGGGACCAAATCACAGAAGAGATTGCACACAGAATCGAAGAAAGTGCGATTGAAACGGTGGAAATCCGTTCCGTACTGACTTGCGAAAGTCGTCGTGGTGTGTGTGTGAAATGTTATGGTAAAAACCTGGCAACCGGTTATACCGCACAGAAAGGTGATGCTGTAGGTATCATCGCTGCGCAGTCCATCGGTGAGCCTGGTACACAGTTGACACTGCGTACCTTCCACGTGGGTGGTGTGGCTGGTTCTACTTCCGTTGAATCCGGCCTGCAAGCCAAGTTTGATGGTACTATTCAGTTCGATGGTTTACGTACAACCACCTACGAAAATAACGATGGTGAGAAAGTACAGGTGGTTATCGGTCGTACCGGTGAGCTCCGTATCATGGACGTGAAAAATGACCGTCTGCTGGTTACCAACAACATTCCTTACGGTTCTACCCTGCTGGTAAAAGACGGACAGAAAGTAGCGAAAGGTGATCAGATCTGTACATGGGATCCGTTCAACGCCGTTATCGTGTCTGAAATTCCTGGTAGCATCCGCTTCGATAGCATCATTGAAGGTATCACCTTCCGTGAAGAGGCTGACGAGCAGACAGGTCACCGTGAGAAAGTGGTAATTGAAACCAAAGACAAAAATAAGATTCCGTCTATCTTCGTAGAAGGTAATAAGGAAGTGAAATCATACAACTTACCAGTAGGTTCCCACATCGTTATCTCTGAAGGTGACAATGTAAGAGCCGGTCAGGTAATCGTGAAGATTCCACGTATTATCGGTAAACTGCGAGATATCACGGGTGGTCTGCCACGTGTAACCGAGCTGTTTGAAGCCCGTAACCCAAGCAACCCTGCTATCGTTTCTGAAATTGATGGTGTGGTAGCATTTGGTAACATCAAACGTGGTAACCGCGAAATTATCATCGAAAGCCGTGAAGGTCAGATCAAAAAATACCTGGTGCCATTGACACGTCATATCCTTGTACAGGATGGTGACTTCGTGAAAGCAGGTACTTCCCTGTCTGACGGTTCTACTACTCCTGCCGATATCCTGGCCATTAAAGGACCATTTGCGGTACAGGAATACCTGGTAAATGAAATCCAGGAAGTATACCGTTTACAAGGTGTGAAGATCAACGATAAACACATTGAGGTGATCGTTCGTCAGATGATGCGTAAAGTAAACATCGAAGATCCGGGTGATACCCGCTTCCTCGAAGGCGATACCGAAGATAAATTCGAATTCTTTGAAGAAAACGATATGATCTTCGATAAGAAGGTAGTAACCGAAGCAGGTGAATCCGCTACCCTGAAAGCAGGTCAGATCGTGACGCTGCGTCAGGTGCGTGAAGAAAACTCCCTGCTGCGTCGTGCAGACAAGAAACTGGTTGAATTCCGTGATGCAAGTCCGGCTACTTCCAGCCCACTGTTACAGGGTATTACCAAAGCGTCCCTGGGTACCCGCAGCTGGATCTCCGCTGCATCGTTCCAGGAAACTACCAAAGTACTGTCACAGGCAGCTATCAACGGTAAAACCGATGATATGATGGGTCTGAAAGAGAATGTGATCACAGGTCACCTGATCCCTGCCGGTACCGGTTTACGCGAGTTCGAAAACATGATCGTAGGTTCGAAAGAAGAATACGATATCCTGGCATCTTCCAAAGAAGTATTCCAGTTCGACGAAGAAGAATAG